In a single window of the Rhodanobacter sp. LX-99 genome:
- a CDS encoding DNA-3-methyladenine glycosylase 2, with the protein MNEPPTLPAPHVCEQARLSRDARFDGLFFTAVSSTGIYCRPVCPAPTPKRENVRYYANAAAAEAAGFRPCLRCRPELAPGNEQWQRSDHVVARALKLIEAGALAEQSLDELALRVGIGARQLRRLFVERIGAPPISVHTTRRLLFAKQLLTETALPVTEVALASGFRSLRRFNAAFAQANRIAPRELRRHPRAAAGAALVLRLGYRPPYAFDALLAFLRTRALPGVEQVDAHSYARVFGPANAPGWLRLSAWPGGEHALQLQLHCPQPTQLLGVVTTLRRMFDLDANPQAIADTFRHDAVLGPLVARHPGLRLPGGWDGFEIAVRAILGQQISVAAARTLATRIVQRWGEPLPAAPLPGLERLFPTPAALAQADLREIGLTTTRAATISSMAQALLDGRVDFSAEQSLDAFVARWVALPGIGAWTAHYIAMRALSDPDAFPAADLILRREAAADAAPLSTKALTERANAWRPWRAYAVIHLWRGASEAPSPARRKKPEAIA; encoded by the coding sequence ATGAACGAACCGCCCACCCTGCCCGCCCCGCATGTCTGCGAACAGGCCCGACTCAGCCGCGACGCGCGTTTCGACGGGCTGTTCTTCACCGCGGTCAGCAGCACCGGCATCTACTGCCGCCCGGTATGCCCGGCGCCGACGCCGAAGCGCGAGAACGTGCGCTACTACGCGAACGCGGCCGCCGCGGAAGCGGCCGGATTCCGGCCGTGCCTGCGCTGCAGGCCGGAGCTCGCACCGGGCAACGAGCAGTGGCAGCGCAGCGATCATGTCGTGGCGCGCGCGTTGAAGCTGATCGAGGCCGGCGCGCTGGCGGAGCAATCGCTGGACGAACTGGCGCTGCGCGTCGGCATCGGCGCGCGCCAGTTGCGCCGCCTGTTCGTCGAGCGCATCGGCGCGCCGCCGATCAGCGTGCACACGACGCGCCGGCTGCTGTTCGCGAAACAGCTGCTGACCGAGACCGCGCTGCCGGTGACGGAAGTCGCGCTCGCGTCCGGCTTCCGCAGCCTGCGCCGGTTCAACGCGGCGTTTGCACAGGCGAACCGCATCGCGCCGCGCGAACTGCGCCGGCACCCGCGCGCGGCGGCCGGTGCGGCGCTGGTGCTGCGGCTCGGCTACCGGCCGCCGTATGCGTTCGACGCGCTGCTCGCGTTCCTGCGCACGCGCGCGCTGCCGGGCGTGGAACAGGTCGACGCGCACAGCTACGCACGCGTATTCGGCCCGGCGAATGCACCGGGCTGGCTGCGCCTGAGCGCGTGGCCGGGCGGCGAGCACGCGCTGCAGCTGCAACTGCATTGCCCGCAGCCGACCCAACTGCTCGGCGTGGTGACGACGCTGCGGCGGATGTTCGACCTGGACGCGAACCCGCAGGCGATCGCGGACACGTTCCGCCACGACGCCGTGCTCGGCCCGCTGGTCGCGCGCCATCCCGGCCTGCGGCTGCCCGGCGGCTGGGACGGTTTCGAGATCGCGGTGCGCGCGATCCTCGGCCAGCAGATCAGCGTGGCGGCCGCGCGCACGCTGGCGACGCGCATCGTGCAGCGCTGGGGCGAACCGCTGCCGGCGGCGCCGCTGCCGGGACTGGAGCGGCTGTTCCCGACGCCGGCCGCGCTGGCGCAGGCGGACCTGCGCGAGATCGGCCTGACCACGACGCGCGCCGCGACGATCAGCAGCATGGCGCAGGCGCTGCTGGACGGCCGCGTGGACTTCAGCGCGGAGCAATCGCTGGATGCGTTCGTGGCGCGCTGGGTCGCCCTGCCCGGCATCGGCGCATGGACGGCGCATTACATCGCGATGCGCGCGTTGAGCGACCCGGACGCGTTCCCGGCGGCAGACCTGATCCTGCGCCGCGAAGCGGCAGCGGACGCCGCGCCGCTCAGCACGAAAGCACTGACCGAACGCGCGAACGCGTGGCGCCCGTGGCGCGCGTACGCCGTCATCCATCTGTGGCGCGGCGCATCGGAAGCGCCGTCGCCGGCGCGCCGGAAAAAACCGGAGGCGATCGCATGA
- a CDS encoding nuclear transport factor 2 family protein — protein MPRRTGLLLLPLWVACAPAAATPPAADKAACEVWQRELSFAQSVQRHDAAAFAEHVMADAIFDANTPQPTRGLAAVRQHWAAFIAGKTQRVDWYPQQVVASGDGTLAYSSGAYLFENPAPGAKPHYVTGRFATVWRRAGDGAWRVVFDGGDAGKPAGDADVAAFRAGRQPRCPAAAGTN, from the coding sequence ATGCCACGCCGAACCGGGTTGCTGCTGTTGCCGTTATGGGTCGCCTGCGCGCCTGCCGCGGCCACGCCGCCGGCCGCGGACAAGGCGGCGTGCGAGGTCTGGCAACGCGAGTTGTCGTTCGCGCAGAGCGTGCAGCGGCATGACGCGGCGGCATTCGCCGAGCACGTCATGGCGGACGCGATCTTCGACGCGAACACGCCGCAGCCGACGCGCGGACTGGCCGCGGTGCGCCAGCACTGGGCCGCGTTCATCGCGGGCAAGACGCAGCGGGTGGACTGGTACCCGCAGCAGGTCGTGGCGTCGGGCGACGGCACGCTGGCGTATTCCAGCGGCGCGTACCTGTTCGAGAATCCGGCGCCGGGTGCGAAGCCGCATTACGTGACCGGCCGGTTCGCGACGGTGTGGCGCCGCGCCGGCGACGGCGCCTGGCGCGTCGTGTTCGACGGCGGCGACGCCGGCAAGCCGGCGGGCGACGCGGATGTCGCCGCGTTCCGCGCCGGCCGCCAGCCCCGTTGCCCGGCCGCCGCAGGCACGAATTGA
- a CDS encoding cytochrome b/b6 domain-containing protein: MKAATNTFTPAARVLHWLMAVMILAMLFIGVGMVASVSERHAWLLAIHKPLGIAILILAVVRLAVRLRHPPPPLPADLPALQKLAALASHWLLYFLMLAMPLIGWAMLSAGGYPVMLGASLRLPPIFPASPVAFAVLRHLHTGFAMLLFLTFLAHMAAALYHGLIRRDGVLSSMLGRR, translated from the coding sequence ATGAAGGCCGCCACGAACACGTTCACGCCCGCCGCGCGCGTGCTGCACTGGCTGATGGCCGTCATGATCCTGGCGATGCTGTTCATCGGCGTCGGCATGGTCGCGTCCGTCTCCGAGCGGCACGCATGGCTGCTCGCGATCCACAAGCCGCTCGGCATCGCGATCCTGATCCTGGCGGTGGTGCGGCTGGCGGTGCGCTTGCGCCATCCACCGCCGCCGTTGCCGGCGGACCTGCCCGCACTGCAGAAACTGGCGGCGCTGGCGTCGCACTGGCTGCTGTATTTCCTGATGCTGGCGATGCCGCTGATCGGCTGGGCGATGCTGTCGGCCGGCGGCTATCCGGTGATGCTCGGCGCGTCGCTGCGGCTGCCGCCGATCTTCCCGGCCAGCCCGGTCGCGTTCGCCGTGCTGCGCCACCTACATACCGGGTTCGCGATGTTGCTGTTCCTGACGTTCCTGGCGCACATGGCGGCGGCGCTGTACCACGGCCTGATTCGCCGCGACGGCGTGCTGTCGAGCATGCTCGGGCGGCGTTGA
- a CDS encoding catalase family peroxidase: MHDPVPPDSPARRIGSWALIAAAVGVAAVSFGYVGGWLAPQRLTPARLVNQFQDNAGTFAGYRRNHAKGVCVTGYFDSNGRAQAYSMAQVFAPGRTPVVGRFAIPGSNPYAPDSSVPIRSMALRFALANGQQWRTGMNSMPVFPVATPQAFFAQLQAQQPDPATGKPGPAKLAAFFAAHPETAAFRAWAKTAKPSASFATESYWGLNAFVFVDANGKRQPVRWRMAPEAGNAGGDAGKTTDTDYLATDLAERLAQGPLRWHLQVTLANPGDPTNDATKTWPDDRRTIDAGTLVLQRTEPQDSGPCRDINYDPLVLPAGIAASDDPLLPARSAAYGDSYLRRTSEEAHLPGSAAPSAETKR, from the coding sequence ATGCACGATCCCGTTCCACCGGATTCACCCGCGCGCCGGATCGGCTCGTGGGCGCTGATCGCCGCCGCGGTCGGCGTAGCCGCGGTTTCCTTCGGCTACGTCGGCGGCTGGCTGGCGCCGCAGCGGCTCACCCCGGCGCGGCTGGTGAACCAGTTCCAGGACAACGCCGGCACGTTCGCCGGCTACCGCCGCAACCACGCGAAGGGTGTCTGCGTGACGGGGTATTTCGACAGCAATGGCCGCGCCCAGGCGTACTCCATGGCGCAGGTGTTCGCGCCTGGGCGCACGCCGGTGGTCGGCCGCTTCGCGATCCCCGGCAGCAACCCGTACGCGCCGGACTCCAGCGTGCCGATCCGCAGCATGGCGCTGCGCTTCGCGCTCGCGAACGGACAGCAGTGGCGCACCGGCATGAACAGCATGCCGGTGTTCCCGGTCGCGACGCCGCAGGCGTTCTTCGCGCAATTGCAGGCGCAGCAGCCGGACCCGGCCACCGGCAAGCCGGGCCCGGCGAAGCTGGCCGCGTTCTTCGCCGCGCATCCGGAAACGGCCGCGTTCCGCGCCTGGGCGAAGACGGCGAAACCGTCCGCCAGCTTCGCGACCGAAAGCTACTGGGGCCTCAACGCGTTCGTGTTCGTCGACGCGAACGGCAAGCGCCAGCCGGTGCGCTGGCGCATGGCGCCGGAAGCGGGCAACGCCGGCGGCGACGCCGGCAAAACTACCGACACGGACTATCTGGCGACGGACCTGGCCGAACGCCTGGCGCAGGGACCGCTGCGCTGGCACTTGCAGGTGACGCTCGCGAACCCCGGCGACCCGACGAACGATGCGACGAAGACGTGGCCGGACGACCGCCGCACGATCGACGCCGGCACGCTGGTGCTGCAGCGCACCGAGCCGCAGGACAGCGGCCCCTGCCGCGACATCAACTACGACCCGCTGGTGCTGCCGGCCGGCATCGCCGCGTCCGACGACCCGCTGCTGCCTGCGCGCTCGGCCGCGTATGGGGACTCGTACCTGCGCCGCACCAGCGAGGAAGCCCACCTGCCCGGCAGCGCCGCGCCCTCGGCGGAGACGAAACGATGA
- a CDS encoding DUF4034 domain-containing protein yields the protein MNSMQRGVLIAAIVLLGVGEGVWITHSVYAQISHQEQLLMARQPTPPPLPVAREFTRDEGYAFLAAAKKAEAITDPLQRCLAYPDPPDSHWSRDAVVAYCHYRMQTLLTFAEAQKLIQDGHAAELDRRLAAALRAQQTDPDSRGLLDRIYQEAFQNGSFDIRPTLDAWKRDSPNSAFAFAASGMAYVAMAGDARGAKYMKDTPQDSLDSMHKLLAQADSDLRQAIALDPKVVPAYFALIHAGGLGFGRAYTDEAIRRALAVAPDDYVVRSMAMWTLEPKWGGSLDAMDRFAAQAQAYAHMNPLMRLMLSERPYYEVDNCDCTQDTELAAYPAALDQLASVTYLERAGLAADGNRNMAVPGIYLSEALRFGSESEDVRTHRVSALVDFDETAWAIADMSRLLAASPRHADALRARAYAYEMQADYAHAEQDFRALLAIDPGDMHVLPQLGDMFVNLAHDWDKGWAVADQLIREQPQSPYGWMLRATIQERQPRPGLDATADHLQAQFGKDPQIAKIIVRMRAAVALRKHAGIDARASAP from the coding sequence ATGAACTCGATGCAACGCGGGGTGCTGATCGCGGCAATCGTCCTGTTGGGCGTCGGCGAAGGCGTGTGGATCACCCATTCGGTGTATGCGCAGATCAGCCATCAGGAGCAACTCCTGATGGCGCGGCAGCCCACACCACCTCCGCTGCCGGTCGCCCGCGAGTTCACCCGCGACGAGGGCTACGCGTTCCTCGCTGCGGCGAAGAAGGCCGAGGCGATCACCGACCCGCTGCAGCGCTGCCTGGCCTACCCCGATCCGCCAGACAGTCACTGGTCGCGCGATGCAGTAGTCGCGTACTGCCATTACCGCATGCAGACGTTGCTTACGTTTGCCGAGGCGCAAAAGCTCATCCAGGACGGCCATGCCGCCGAACTCGACCGGCGCCTCGCCGCCGCGTTGCGCGCCCAGCAGACGGATCCGGATTCGCGCGGCCTGCTCGATCGCATCTACCAGGAAGCGTTCCAGAACGGCTCGTTCGACATTCGCCCGACCCTGGACGCCTGGAAACGCGATTCGCCGAACAGCGCCTTCGCGTTCGCCGCCAGCGGCATGGCCTACGTGGCCATGGCCGGCGATGCGCGGGGAGCCAAATACATGAAGGACACGCCGCAGGACAGCCTCGACTCCATGCACAAGCTGCTGGCCCAGGCCGACAGTGACCTGCGCCAGGCGATTGCGTTGGATCCCAAGGTCGTCCCGGCCTATTTCGCATTGATCCATGCCGGTGGCCTCGGCTTCGGTCGCGCGTACACCGACGAGGCGATCCGCCGTGCGCTGGCCGTGGCGCCGGACGACTACGTGGTCCGCAGCATGGCGATGTGGACGCTGGAGCCGAAGTGGGGCGGCTCGCTGGACGCGATGGACCGGTTCGCCGCGCAGGCACAGGCGTACGCGCACATGAATCCGCTGATGAGGCTGATGTTGTCGGAGCGGCCGTACTACGAAGTGGACAACTGCGACTGCACGCAGGATACCGAGCTGGCGGCGTATCCGGCCGCGCTGGACCAGCTTGCCAGCGTCACCTACCTCGAACGGGCCGGGCTGGCGGCGGACGGCAACCGGAACATGGCCGTGCCGGGGATCTACCTGTCCGAGGCGCTGCGTTTCGGGTCGGAAAGCGAGGACGTGCGCACCCACCGCGTCTCCGCGCTGGTGGATTTCGACGAGACCGCCTGGGCCATCGCCGACATGAGCCGCCTGCTGGCCGCGTCGCCGCGCCATGCGGACGCGCTCAGGGCACGTGCCTACGCCTACGAAATGCAGGCCGACTATGCGCATGCGGAACAGGATTTCCGCGCACTGCTGGCGATCGACCCGGGCGACATGCATGTGCTGCCCCAGCTCGGCGACATGTTCGTGAACCTGGCACATGACTGGGACAAGGGCTGGGCCGTGGCCGACCAGCTGATCCGCGAGCAGCCGCAGAGCCCGTACGGCTGGATGCTGCGCGCCACCATCCAGGAACGGCAGCCGCGGCCAGGGCTGGACGCCACCGCCGACCATCTGCAGGCGCAGTTCGGCAAGGACCCGCAGATCGCGAAAATCATCGTGCGCATGCGCGCGGCGGTAGCCCTGCGCAAGCACGCCGGCATCGACGCGCGGGCGAGCGCGCCTTGA